GTCTAAACAATATTTTGTGGGCTGATCTTCAAGGGCCCAATATGATAGCTTTCCACCCTTTGGGCTTTTTGGGACTGGGTAAGTGATTTCACCATGGGCCTGTTTCTGGATCTCTTTGGTGTGtcaaatttaggcccaaacagaAGATGAGGTGAGTGTGAAAATAGGACAAGTGAGTGGAAATAGTAGCACtcttaaattatttaagttaCTAATATTTGGAGGGATGAGACCACTTAAAGTGTTGGATGATAACTCAAGATCTACTAGAGACTTCAAGTTACCTATATCATTGTGAATAGTGCTAGAAAGTTTATTACTATCGAGATTAAAATAGGCAAGGCTTGTCAGATCACCTAGTGATTCTGGAATTGAACCATTAAGCTGATTCTCAGACAAATCTAGCTCCACAAGAGATTTCAGGTTTCCTATTTCATAAGGAATATCCCCAAAAAGCATTATTTTCATATAGAGCGAGAATGGTAAGATTTCTTAAGAGGTCGATTTCTGGTGGGATCCTCCCAGAAATTTGATTGTCAGAGAGGTCAAGATAGATAAGTTTGGAAAGGTAACTGACTTGAGGTGGGATGGTATCAAAGAGTTTGTTCACGCTCAGGTTAAGTTGTTCAAGATTAGGGAAGGAAAAGAATGGAAATTCATGTAGCGTACCTTGTATAACACAAGCGACAAGGCTTATCGTGCTGACACTTCCAGCTGCGTTGCATGAAACACGCATGGGcctgtttttgcttttggatTGCTGGTATTATGAGTGGGAGGGTACCAGGTGAGATTATTGAGGGCTTGATTTTGAAATAAGCTGGCTTTCCATTTGGGAAATAGCGTTGCTACACTATCAGAAGCAAAAGCAACCCAATTTGGTGATGAAACATACAAGAGGATCACAAGGCAATAATAAGCTAGAAAGCACACATTACCACAAGTTAAGGATCTCATTgttatttgttgtttgtgtaCTATACGTATGCGCGCTGCCTTACTTATAGGGCAGTGCAGAAGCTATATTTGACACAAGTATTTCATACACACTTGACTTGAATGGAAGTCTCTGTCCCTTTTCTTTAAGGTTGGAATTGCAACTTTTGCATTTTCTCAAAGCATGCTTAACTGAAAGTGCGCTTGCAGGACAGAGCAAATGGTCCTATCACGACTAGAACGATCCAAGCAAAGCATGCTTCTTGCTCTGATTTAGTGGAAAAATTAATTCACTCTAGCTATCCCCAATAAATGTGAAGAAGAATAACTCGTCAATTTAATTTCATCCAAGCCATTCATTTccatccttttttctttctttctattatCTCTGAATGAAAACCAATTTGCAAAAGTTTATGTGATTTTGATATTTGTTTAGCCATAGAACCAATTCTACTCCACCACTACTATTGAAGGTTTTCATGTTTCTTCCTTATTTTCTTGTACTCCACCACTTGTGCATTGTACTCCAGTCCCAAAACTTGGCCTGTTGTCCCCTGAATCTGCCCTTCTAACTCGCGATGACCATCGATCCCAAACAAGTGAGTTCTTGATGACCATTGGCACCAAACAAGAGCTTTTACAACTATCTTTTTACTTACATTTAACATCTCTCTCACAAAGCCAAAGAAAATTATTGCTGACTTATTTGCTTCAATGTGGTAATTTTACAAAGAAATTTGTTGTGTTGTTCTTCTCTTTGCTCACAACGAAGAACATTACTAGCTAGAAAGCATCCTTATTAAAGTTCGCGGCCAAACACAGAAATGGGCTCGAAATAGATTACAAGGCAACATCTAAGAATAATTAGAAGAAGGCAGAAACATAATGAAATACATAAAAGAGGCACATCCTGATCAGGTAGTAAAACCATCGAGAGCAAGCAATTCACCCCATGTTATCATGCGTAACGGCTTTGACAAATGGAGCTTCTTAGTTGAGAGATGTTGAGAAACTTGTTTCATTATGGGACGAGATTGTGGATTGGGATTCAAACATGCAAACGCCATCATAACAAGAGAGACCAGTTCCCCTGCAACTTGATGTGTTGGAGGGGAAATGCGTTGGTCCAAACCATCCACAATTGGCATCTGATGGGCAGGTAATCCAGATGGTGATGATGTCgacgaagaagatgatgacaGAGATGAGATGAGATCTCCTGGATGCCTTCCAATTATCACTTCCAATGCTACTACTCCAAAGCTATAAACGTCGCATTTCTCATTTACTTCCATTGTATAAGCAAGCTCTGCAAAGAAGAAGTTCATAGCAGGGACATAACACTTCAATGTAAGTTTACAACAGCTATAATCATGCCAAAAGAAGTATAATCCTGTCCTAACCATGAAAAGCATTGATTggccaaaaaggaaaaacataaGAATATATAAAGAACAGAGAATATCGTTACCTGGTGCCATATATCCGTGTGTGCCAGCAAGGGCACTCCAATTAGTTGAGTCTGGGTTCAAAAACTTAGCAGTGCCAAAGTCTGAAACAGAGGCCTCATATTCAGAATCGAGCAAAATGTTCTTGCTTGATATGTCACGATGTACAACTGGTGGCAAGCAATCGTGGTGCATGTAAGACAGGGCATGAGCTACACCTTTCACAATATTCACCCTTTTACTCCACCCCAATTCTTTAGCTTCTTCACCTTTGCTCAACATTGTGGCCAAGCTGCCCCTTTCTAGATACTCATATACCAAAAATGAGTGCCGTGCATGTGAACAAAAACCATAAAGCTTCACAATGTTTCGGTGTCGCATCTCAGTTAGTGCCCTTATTTCATTTAAGAATTCCTTTTGAAAATTGTTCGTGCCATCCCACAGCAAATGGAGTTTCTTCACTGCCACTACGTTGGCATTTGATAAATTCGCTCTGTAGACGCTTCCATGTCCTCCCTTCCCAATGCAATATGTGGAATCAAAATCATCTGTTGCCCTTATGATTTCCTCATACATTGTTTTTCCatcaaaatttaatattgaaaaGGAAATTTCTTCTTGcatgttgttttcttctttatcatgacgcttcttccttctttccaCCACAAACACAATTGTAAAGAAAGCAGACAGAAGAAAAACTGCAGCTAGAAAGGAGAATATGATTATGAGTACCCGTTTGTGGTCTTTTCTTGAGCCATGCTTGCAGAGTGGGAAAGCTCCAACATTCCCACACAAACCAATGTTCCCTTTTAATGCTTCCGGCGAAGCATCTCGAAATGCGCGGCTGTTGGGAAGGGGACCTTCCAAGTGATTGTAGGATATGTCAACATATGACAAGCCGTGCATGCCTTCAAAGCTCATGGGAATGAAACCAGAAAGATTGTTGTGGGACAGATTGAGCTTCTCCAGACTCTCCATAGTGCTTAATTCTGATGGTATCGTACCTTCAAGTGAGTTATGACTTAAATCCAATTCGGACAGTTGAACTAACTTCCCCAACTGGAAAGGAATTGCTTGACTGAACTTGTTGTTGCTCAAATTCAAGTAGTGTAATTTGGACAAGTCACCAAGAATGCTTGGAATTGGCTCATTGAATTTGTTTGTGGAGATATCAAGATATTCAAGATCAGTTAATGATTCGAATTCCGATGGTATACGACCCACAAGTTGATTTCCATTCAACATCAACTTCACCAATGAAGTCAGTCTCCCGAATTCCTTCGGAATCACCCCAACTAAATGATTTGAAGAAAGATCAAGTTCATGAATTTGGGTGGCGTTGCCGATGTCCGGTGGTATGGTACCAGTAAGGTTGTTTTTGGCAATTAGTAAGCCTCGTAATTGTGGGCACTGTCCCCAGTTGCGTGACACTTCACCATGCAAGTTGTTGTCGCTTAAATCTATATATTGAAGATTCGGGTACACGCCAAAATCTTCAGATATGTTTCCTTTGAATTGGTTCCCATCAAGACGGACTCTCAATAAGCTCGtgcaagttttcaattttttgggAATTGGACCAATGAAACTGTTGTTGTTCACTAGAAGCTTTGAAAGCCATCTCCGTTGGCAAAGGTTTTGAGGCAAATAACCAACAAATTGGTTAAACCCCAGCTCCAGTTCTTTCAACTTCTTTAGATTTCCTATCTCTTGGGGAATCAACCCAGAAAGTTTATTGTCACGCAGAAATAAGGCTTCTAAGTTTTTTAATTCACCCAATGAAGTGGGAACTGAACCATTGAGTTTATTAATGCTCAAATCTAGGTCAGTAAGTGATTTCAAGTACCCTATCTCATCAGGAATAGTGCCAGAAAGAAAATTGCTAGAGATATGGAGAAGGGTAAGATTTTTCAGATCACCGATTGATGTCGGGATCGAACCAACCATTTGATTCTTTGACAAAGATAGCTCCAAAAGAGATTTCAGGTTCCCTATCTCCTTAGGAATAGTGCCAGAAAGATTATTAGTAGAGAGATAGAGATGAGTAAGGTTTGTTAGATCACCTAATGATGTCGGGATTGAACCATCCAATTGATTATCAGTCAAAGCTAGCTGCACAAGAGATTTCATGGTCCATATCTCTTTAGGAATAGTCCCCGAAAGAGTATTATTATAGAGATAGAGAACGGTGAGGTTTGTCAAATCACCTAGTGATGTTGGGATTGAACCATTGAATTGATTCCCATGCAACGTTAGCTCCGTCAGAGATTTCAGGTTCCCTATCTCTTCAGGAATAGTTCCAGAAAGATTATTGCTGCTGGCATAGAAAATCATAAGGTTTGTTAGATCACCTAGTGATGTCGGGATTGAACCATTGAGTTGATTATTGGTAATTTCTAGATCGATGAGAGAATTCAGATTCCCTATCTCTTTAGGAACGACTCCAGAAAGATTATTATTACTTAGATAGAGAATGGTAAGGTCTACTAGATCACATAGGGATGTGGGGATTGAACCATTGAGTTGATTACCGCTAATCCGCAAATCAACAAGAGATTTCAAGTTTCCCATCTCTTTCGGAATATTATCAGAaatgttatttaaaaagagaCGGAGAATGGTAAGATTTCTTAGGAGACTGATTTCTGGCGGGATTCTCCCAGACAACTGATTAGAAGAGAGATCAAGATAACTGAGTTTGGAGAGGAAACTGATTTGAGGTGGGatggaaccaaaaaaattattcatgcTGAGGTCAAGATATTCAAGATTAGGGAAGGACATGAATGAGAAATCATGTAGCGTACCTTGTAAACCAGACTCGGTAAGGTTTATCTTGATGACACTTCCAGCAGCGTTGCATGAAACACCAGCCCAAGTGCATGGACTTGCTTTTGTTTTAGGATTGCGGGAAGAGTTGGTGGAATTATTACTGGGAGGGTAAGCCCATGAGGACAGATATTTGTTGtggatttgattttgaaaggTGGCTTTCCATTTCAGAAGAGCCTTTGCCTCATCAGTAGAAGTAGCAGAAGCTAATTGAAGGAAATTTGGTGATGAAGATGAAAGCAGCTGAACATACAAGAGAAGGCAATAAGCTAGAGAGCATAGTTTATAACAAGTCAAagatttcattgtttttttataagatATTGTTTGTGTAGATgcataatattataatacttCCGAGTCTTAATTATAGTGCCTACTCTCTTTTCAGAGTTCAAGACTCTGGAAAGGtctttccatattttttttttttttcattttcttaattgGAAGAAGGTTTGGGAAGACATTTGGGGTTTCACACCCTCGAGTCAAAGTCTTTGTGTTCTTTGGAAATTTTGCATTTTTGTGTTCGAATTGATTGAAATGATATTGATAGAAGTAAGAGCTTGATTGGATGTTATTGGTGGATCATTGTATGCTTGACAGAAGGCCAAACAGACCTGGGAGTGGCTGTCACTTCACCAGGGTCGTTGTACATATTTCAAAAGATAATGTTAGGTTTATCACATTTTTTATATCACAATTGTACCATCTCTTTAATAGAGGTGGAGTGAACCAATACAATGAAGctcacctctattagagaggtggtacaattgtggtataaaaaatatggtaaatttagcattttcctattttatttcaaaatagAGAATAAGTTTTACAGAAAATGCGTTTGGatatttaagtgattttacaACTTCCTACATTCTAAAAAACTTTCAAGGAGTAATGAGTAAAGAACAGCGAAGAgacttttggccaaaaaaaaaaaactgaacaatGAAGAGTTTGGATCAAGAATACAAACTCTCGAAAACCCAAAGAAAACTCCCACCGACTTACTTCCTTCACTTTGGTTAAATCatgtatttgttattttatttttgggttttattaGTCTCTGAATTTAGAttcaatttgtatttgagtcTCTTAATTTCTAAAATCGTTTTAATAGTCCTTCAACTCTAATTTCATTCCAGTGGTTCTAAAGATAAAATATTAGAACTCCCACACACTCTGAAATATAGGAAAGAAACACACAATTATCTCCATATCTTCAGTCAAAGTCTCTGTCTCTTATCtttttaatgaaatgaaattgacGGAAGTGAGAGCTTAATGGATGTTATTGGAGGATCAGCAAAGAAGGTTTGTTGTATGCTTGACAGAAGGGGTTGAAATGTGTCCCACATTGAACTGTTGTTGAATAATGTGAATGGTTGATCAAGGGGAAAATTCTACAGTGAGACCTGGCAACTCTCTGAAAATGACTGCGCCTCGGATTAATTGACTTTATTTTTACCTTGGGGCTCACGCACACGACTGAAAAGATCATTCAatattctgttttttttttccttttatttttgaaaatgtaTTCTTATTGTTTCGTATAGAATGTGTCAGTTTGGTGGTTTGATTTGGACCGGATTGGATCAAGACAATTTTTATGCGTCATGCCCATCTAAATGAGATTTATAAGACTATAAAAAATGAAGTAAattcattcaattttttttaaaaaaatacacaaaggTGATAAACAAGTATCCTAAAAAAAGGGAGTATGTCCTGGAGGATTAGGTGAGCATAattcattcttttttaaa
The window above is part of the Prunus dulcis chromosome 1, ALMONDv2, whole genome shotgun sequence genome. Proteins encoded here:
- the LOC117619744 gene encoding MDIS1-interacting receptor like kinase 2-like: MKSLTCYKLCSLAYCLLLYVQLLSSSSPNFLQLASATSTDEAKALLKWKATFQNQIHNKYLSSWAYPPSNNSTNSSRNPKTKASPCTWAGVSCNAAGSVIKINLTESGLQGTLHDFSFMSFPNLEYLDLSMNNFFGSIPPQISFLSKLSYLDLSSNQLSGRIPPEISLLRNLTILQITNNQLNGSIPTSLGDLTNLTVLYLYNNTLSGTIPKEIWTMKSLVQLALTDNQLDGSIPTSLGDLTNLTHLYLSTNNLSGTIPKEIGNLKSLLELSLSKNQMVGSIPTSIGDLKNLTLLHISSNFLSGTIPDEIGYLKSLTDLDLSINKLNGSVPTSLGELKNLEALFLRDNKLSGLIPQEIGNLKKLKELELGFNQFVGYLPQNLCQRRWLSKLLVNNNSFIGPIPKKLKTCTSLLRVRLDGNQFKGNISEDFGVYPNLQYIDLSDNNLHGEVSRNWGQCPQLRGLLIAKNNLTGTIPPDIGNATQIHELDLSSNHLVGVIPKEFGRLTSLVKLMLNGNQLVGRIPSEFESLTDLEYLDISTNKFNEPIPSILGDLSKLHYLNLSNNKFSQAIPFQLGKLVQLSELDLSHNSLEGTIPSELSTMESLEKLNLSHNNLSGFIPMSFEGMHGLSYVDISYNHLEGPLPNSRAFRDASPEALKGNIGLCGNVGAFPLCKHGSRKDHKRVLIIIFSFLAAVFLLSAFFTIVFVVERRKKRHDKEENNMQEEISFSILNFDGKTMYEEIIRATDDFDSTYCIGKGGHGSVYRANLSNANVVAVKKLHLLWDGTNNFQKEFLNEIRALTEMRHRNIVKLYGFCSHARHSFLVYEYLERGSLATMLSKGEEAKELGWSKRVNIVKGVAHALSYMHHDCLPPVVHRDISSKNILLDSEYEASVSDFGTAKFLNPDSTNWSALAGTHGYMAPELAYTMEVNEKCDVYSFGVVALEVIIGRHPGDLISSLSSSSSSTSSPSGLPAHQMPIVDGLDQRISPPTHQVAGELVSLVMMAFACLNPNPQSRPIMKQVSQHLSTKKLHLSKPLRMITWGELLALDGFTT